The Acinonyx jubatus isolate Ajub_Pintada_27869175 chromosome D2, VMU_Ajub_asm_v1.0, whole genome shotgun sequence genome contains a region encoding:
- the ITPRIP gene encoding inositol 1,4,5-trisphosphate receptor-interacting protein — MALGLFRVCLVVVTAIINHPLLFPRENATVPENEEEIIRKMQAHQEKLQLEQLRLEEEVARLAAEKEALERVAEEGQQQNESRTAWDLWSTLCMILFLVIEVWRQDHQDAPSPECPGGDEDELPGLEGAPLRGLTLPNKGTLDHFYERCIRGATADAARTREFVEGFVDDLLEALRSLCNRDTDMEVEDFIGVDSMYENWQVDRPLLCDLFVPFMPPEPYHFHAELCCSRHPVPLDRQGYGQIKVVRADEDPLGCICDKTKLGEDMLCLLHGKKSLARPGSEVETLLCARGAPYLDAMQVMKWFQTALTRAWHRIAHKYEFDLAFGQLDSPGSLKIRFRSGKFMPFNLIPVIQCDDSDLYFVSHLPREPSGDAPASSTDWLLSFAVYERQFLRMTSKALPEGACHLSCLQIASFLLSKQSRLTGPSRLSNYHLKTALLHLLVSRQPADWEDGQLDARLRELLRFLEKSLLEKKLHHFFIGNRKVPNAMGLPEAVRRAEPLNLFRPFVLQRSLYRKTVDSFYEMLKNAPVLISEYSLHIPSDHASLPPKAVVL; from the coding sequence ATGGCTCTGGGGCTCTTCCGGGTGTGTCTGGTGGTGGTGACAGCCATCATCAACCACCCGCTGCTGTTCCCGCGGGAGAACGCCACGGTCCCCGAGAACGAGGAGGAGATCATCCGCAAGATGCAGGCGCACCAGGAGAAGCTGCAGCTCGAGCAGCTGcggctggaggaggaggtggcccgGCTGGCGGCCGAGAAGGAGGCGCTGGAGCGGGTGGCGGAGGAAGGCCAGCAGCAGAATGAGAGCCGCACGGCCTGGGACCTGTGGAGCACCCTGTGCATGATCCTCTTCCTGGTGATCGAGGTGTGGCGGCAGGACCACCAGGATGCGCCTTCACCCGAGTGCCCGGGCGGGGACGAGGACGAGCTGCCCGGCCTGGAGGGTGCCCCGCTCCGGGGCCTCACCCTGCCCAACAAGGGCACGCTCGACCACTTCTATGAGCGCTGCATCCGGGGGGCCACGGCCGACGCGGCCCGCACCCGGGAGTTTGTGGAAGGCTTTGTGGATGACCTGCTGGAGGCCCTGAGGAGCCTCTGCAACCGCGACACGGACATGGAGGTGGAGGACTTCATTGGCGTGGACAGCATGTATGAGAACTGGCAGGTGGACAGGCCGCTGCTGTGCGACCTCTTCGTGCCCTTCATGCCCCCCGAGCCCTACCACTTCCATGCAGAGCTCTGCTGCTCCCGCCACCCCGTGCCCTTGGATCGCCAGGGCTACGGCCAGATCAAGGTGGTCCGGGCCGACGAGGATCCCCTGGGCTGCATCTGCGACAAGACCAAGCTCGGGGAAGACATGCTGTGTCTCCTCCACGGCAAGAAGAGCCTGGCGCGGCCAGGCAGCGAGGTGGAAACCCTGCTGTGTGCCAGAGGCGCCCCATACCTGGACGCGATGCAGGTCATGAAATGGTTCCAGACGGCCCTCACCAGAGCCTGGCACCGCATTGCCCACAAATACGAGTTCGACCTGGCATTTGGTCAGCTGGACTCCCCTGGGTCCCTCAAGATCAGGTTCCGCTCAGGGAAGTTCATGCCCTTCAACCTGATTCCTGTGATCCAGTGTGACGACTCGGACCTGTACTTTGTCTCACACCTTCCCAGGGAGCCCTCTGGGGACGCCCCGGCATCCAGCACTGACTGGCTCCTGTCCTTTGCCGTCTACGAGCGACAGTTCCTCAGGATGACGTCTAAGGCGCTGCCTGAGGGTGCCTGTCACCTCAGCTGCTTGCAGATCGCCTCCTTCCTGCTGTCCAAGCAGAGCCGCCTGACTGGCCCCAGTAGGCTCAGCAACTACCACCTCAAGACAGCCCTCCTGCACCTGCTGGTCTCCCGGCAGCCCGCCGACTGGGAGGACGGGCAGCTTGATGCTCGCCTGCGCGAGCTGCTCCGATTCCTGGAGAAGAGCCTGCTGGAGAAGAAGCTCCATCACTTCTTCATTGGCAACCGCAAGGTGCCCAATGCCATGGGACTCCCTGAGGCCGTTCGCAGGGCCGAGCCTCTCAACCTCTTCCGGCCCTTCGTCCTGCAGCGAAGTCTCTACCGGAAGACGGTGGACTCCTTCTATGAGATGCTGAAGAACGCCCCAGTGCTCATTAGCGAGTATTCCCTACATATCCCCTCAGACCATGCCAGCCTGCCCCCAAAAGCTGTTGTCTTGTAA